In Hippoglossus stenolepis isolate QCI-W04-F060 chromosome 13, HSTE1.2, whole genome shotgun sequence, a single genomic region encodes these proteins:
- the arglu1a gene encoding arginine and glutamate-rich protein 1-A produces MGRSRSRSSSRSKHSKSSKHSKKRTRSRSRSRDKERTKKRSKSRESKRNRRRESRSRSRSTTTSSRRERVATPPERLDIFGRTLSKRNALDEKQRKEEEERKAEMERQRKIRQQEIEEKLIEEETARRVEELVAKRVEEELEKRKDEIEREVLRRVEEAKRIMERQLLEELERQRQAELAAQKAREEEEKSKREELEKILEENNRKIADAQAKLAEEQLRIVEEQRKIHEERMKLEQDRQKQQKEEQKIILGKGKSRPKLSFSLKATE; encoded by the exons ATGGGCCGCTCCCGGAGCCGCAGCTCGTCCCGTTCCAAACACTCCAAAAGCAGCAAGCACAGCAAGAAACGGACCCGGTCTCGGTCGCGGTCCAGAGACAAGGAGAGGACGAAGAAACGCTCCAAGTCCCGGGAATCTAAAAGGAACCGGCGCAGAGAGTCTCGTTCACGGTCTCGATCCACCACAACTTCGTCCCGCAGAGAAAGAGTAGCCACGCCGCCGGAGCGCCTCGACATCTTCGGCCGGACACTGAGCAAGAGAAATGCCCTGGAcgagaagcagaggaaggaagaggaagaaagaaaggccGAAATGGAAAGACAAAGGAAGAT TCGGCAGCAGGAGATAGAGGAGAAGCTGATTGAGGAGGAAACGGCACGGCgagtggaggagctggtggcCAAGCGGgttgaggaggagctggagaagaggaaggacgAGATCGAAAGGGAGGTTCTTCGACGTGTTGAGGAAGCAAAGCGCATCATGGAGCGGCAGCTTctagaggagctggagaggcagCGGCAGGCAGAGTTGGCAGCGCAGAAGGCCAGAGAG gaagaagaaaaatctaaGCGGGAGGAGCTGGAAAAAATCCTGGAAGAGAATAACCGCAAGATCGCCGATGCTCAGGCCAAACTG GCTGAGGAGCAGTTGCGTATTGTAGAGGAACAGAGAAAGATTCACGAGGAGCGCATGAAGCTGGAGCAGGACCGTcagaagcagcagaaggaggagcagaaaaTAATCCTCGGCAAGGGCAAGTCCAGGCCCAagctctccttctccctcaaGGCCACTGAATAA